Proteins co-encoded in one Camelus bactrianus isolate YW-2024 breed Bactrian camel chromosome 6, ASM4877302v1, whole genome shotgun sequence genomic window:
- the LOC105076854 gene encoding olfactory receptor 4F3/4F16/4F29-like, which translates to MYEANHSVVSEFVFLGLTDSWEIQLLLFVFSSTFYVASMMGNSLIILTVTSDPRLHSPMYFLLANLSFTDLGVSSVTSPKMIYDLFRKRKVISFSGCITQIFFIHVIGGVEMVLLIAMAFDRYVAICKPLHYLTILSPRMCISFLVAAWMIGLIHSMVQLAFVVNLPFCGPNVLDSFYCDLPRFIKLACIDTYQLEFMVTANSGFISVGSFFILIVSYIVIILTVQKHSSSGSSKALSTLSAHITVVVLFFGPLIFFYIWPFPSTHLDKFLVIFDAVLTPFLNPVIYTFRNQEMKVAMKRVCRQLLSY; encoded by the coding sequence ATGTATGAAGCAAATCACTCTGTGGTGTCAGAGTTTGTATTCCTGGGACTCACCGATTCCTGGGAAATACAACTTCTCCTCTTTGTGTTCTCCTCCACATTTTACGTGGCAAGCATGATGGGAAACTCCCTCATTATTCTCACTGTGACTTCTGACCCTCGCTTACACTCCCCCATGTACTTTCTGTTGGCCAACCTCTCCTTCACTGACCTGGGAGTTTCTTCTGTCACTTCTCCCAAGATGATTTATGACCTTTTCAGAAAGCGTAAAGTCATCTCCTTCAGTGGCTGCATTACTCAAATCTTCTTCATCCACGTCATTGGTGGTGTGGAGATGGTGCTACTCATCGCCATGGCCTTTGACAGATATGTTGCCATATGCAAGCCTCTCCATTATCTGACCATTTTGAGCCCAAGAATGTGCATCTCCTTTTTAGTGGCTGCCTGGATGATTGGCCTTATCCATTCCATGGTTCAGCTGGCTTTTGTGGTAAACTTACCCTTCTGTGGTCCTAATGTGTTGGACAGCTTCTACTGTGACCTTCCTCGGTTCATCAAACTTGCCTGCATAGACACCTACCAACTAGAGTTCATGGTCACAGCCAACAGTGGATTCATCTCTGTTGGCTCCTTCTTCATTCTGATCGTTTCCTACATCGTCATCATTCTCACTGTTCAGAAACACTCTTCATCAGGTTCATCCAAGGCTCTGTCCACACTTTCAGCTCACATCACAGTGGTAGTCTTGTTCTTTGGCCCTttgatatttttctatatatggCCATTTCCCTCCACACACCTGGATAAATTTCTGGTCATTTTTGATGCAGTTCTCACTCCTTTCCTGAATCCTGTTATTTACACATTCAGGAATCAAGAAATGAAGGTGGCAATGAAGAGGGTATGCAGACAGTTACTGAGTTACTGA
- the LOC105076853 gene encoding olfactory receptor 4F3/4F16/4F29-like produces the protein MPTKPMYEANHSVVSEFVFLGLTDSWEIQLLLFVFSSTFYVASMMGNSLIILTVTSDPRLHSPMYFLLANLSFIDLGVSSVTSPKMIYDLFRKCKVISFGGCITQIFFIHVIGGVEMVLLIAMAFDRYVAICKPLHYLTILSPRMCISFLVAAWMIGLIHSMVQLAFVVNLPFCGPNVLDSFYCDLPRFIKLACIDTYQLEFMVTANSGFISVGSFFILIISYIVIILTVQKHSSSGSSKALSTLSAHITVVVLFFGPLIFFYIWPFPSTHLDKFLAFFDAVLTPFLNPVIYTFRNQDMKVAMRRVCRQLVSYRKIS, from the coding sequence ATGCCTACAAAACCAATGTATGAAGCAAATCACTCTGTGGTGTCAGAGTTTGTGTTCCTGGGACTCACCGATTCCTGGGAAATACAACTTCTCCTCTTTGTGTTCTCCTCCACATTTTACGTGGCAAGCATGATGGGAAACTCCCTCATTATTCTCACTGTGACTTCTGACCCTCGCTTACACTCCCCCATGTACTTTCTGTTGGCCAATCTCTCCTTCATTGACCTGGGAGTTTCTTCTGTCACTTCTCCCAAGATGATTTATGACCTTTTCAGAAAGTGTAAAGTCATCTCCTTCGGTGGCTGCATCACTCAAATCTTCTTCATCCACGTCATTGGTGGTGTGGAGATGGTGCTACTCATCGCCATGGCCTTTGACAGATATGTTGCCATATGCAAGCCTCTCCATTATCTGACCATTTTGAGCCCAAGAATGTGCATCTCCTTTTTAGTGGCTGCCTGGATGATTGGCCTTATCCACTCTATGGTTCAACTGGCTTTTGTGGTAAACTTACCCTTCTGTGGTCCTAATGTGTTGGACAGCTTCTACTGTGACCTTCCTCGGTTCATCAAACTTGCCTGCATAGACACCTACCAACTAGAGTTCATGGTCACAGCCAACAGTGGATTCATCTCTGTTGGCTCCTTCTTCATTCTGATCATTTCCTACATCGTCATCATTCTCACTGTTCAGAAACACTCTTCATCAGGTTCATCCAAGGCTCTGTCCACACTTTCAGCTCACATCACAGTGGTAGTCTTGTTCTTTGGCCCTttgatatttttctatatatggCCATTTCCCTCCACACACCTGGATAAGTTTCTGGCCTTCTTTGATGCAGTTCTCACTCCTTTCCTGAATCCTGTAATTTACACATTTAGGAACCAAGACATGAAGGTGGCAATGAGGAGGGTGTGCAGACAGCTAGTCAGTTATAGAAAGATCTCTTAA
- the LOC105076851 gene encoding olfactory receptor 4F3/4F16/4F29-like isoform X1, with amino-acid sequence MPTKPIYGANHTMVSEFVFLGLTDSWEIQLLLFVFSSMFYVASMIGNSLIILTVTSEPHLLSPMYFLLANLSFIDLGVSSVTSPKMIYDLFRKRKVISFGGCIAQIFFNHIIGGVEMVLLIAMAFDRYVAICKPLHYLTILSPRMCISFLAAAWMTGLIHSMVQLAFVVNLPFCGPNVLDSFYCDLPRFIKLACIDTYQLEFMVTANSGFISVGSFFILIVSYIVIILTVQKHSSSGSSKALSTLSAHITVVVLFFGPLIFFYTWPSPSTHLDKFLGIFDAVLTPFLNPVIYTFRNQDMKVAMRRVCRQLMRYRKIS; translated from the coding sequence ATGCCTACAAAGCCAATATATGGAGCAAATCACACTATGGTGTCAGAGTTTGTGTTCCTAGGACTCACTGATTCTTGGGAAATACAACTTCTCCTCTTCGTGTTCTCCTCCATGTTTTATGTGGCAAGCATGATAGGAAACTCCCTCATTATTCTCACTGTGACTTCTGAGCCTCACTTACTCTCCCCCATGTACTTTCTGTTGGCCAACCTCTCCTTCATTGACCTGGGAGTTTCCTCCGTCACTTCTCCCAAGATGATTTATGACCTTTTCAGAAAGCGTAAAGTCATCTCCTTTGGAGGCTGCATTGCTCAGATCTTCTTCAACCACATCATTGGTGGTGTGGAGATGGTGCTGCTCATCGCCATGGCCTTTGACAGATACGTTGCCATATGCAAGCCTCTCCATTATCTGACCATTTTGAGCCCAAGAATGTGCATTTCCTTTTTAGCGGCTGCCTGGATGACTGGCCTTATCCACTCTATGGTTCAACTGGCTTTTGTAGTAAACTTACCCTTCTGTGGTCCTAATGTGTTGGACAGCTTCTACTGTGACCTTCCTCGGTTCATCAAACTTGCCTGCATAGACACCTACCAACTAGAGTTCATGGTCACAGCCAACAGTGGATTCATCTCTGTTGGCTCCTTCTTCATTCTGATCGTTTCCTACATCGTCATCATTCTCACTGTTCAGAAACACTCTTCATCAGGTTCATCCAAGGCTCTGTCCACACTTTCAGCTCACATCACAGTGGTAGTCTTGTTCTTTGGTCCTTTGATATTTTTCTATACATGGCCATCTCCCTCTACACACTTGGATAAGTTTCTGGGCATCTTTGATGCAGTTCTTACTCCTTTCCTGAATCCTGTTATTTATACATTTAGGAACCAAGACATGAAGGTGGCAATGAGGAGGGTGTGCAGACAGCTAATGAGATATAGAAAGATCTCTTAA
- the LOC105076852 gene encoding LOW QUALITY PROTEIN: olfactory receptor 4F3/4F16/4F29-like (The sequence of the model RefSeq protein was modified relative to this genomic sequence to represent the inferred CDS: substituted 1 base at 1 genomic stop codon), translated as MDGVNHSMVSELVFLGLTNSWEIQLLLFVFSSTFCMASMMGNSLIILTVTSDPRLHSPMYFLLANLSFIDLGVSSVFAPKMIYDLFRKRKVISFSGCITQIFFIHVIGAVEMVLLIAMAFDRXVAICKPLHYLTIMSQKMCILLLVAAWIIGLIHSVVQLIFVIKLPFCGPNILDSFYCDFPRFIRLACTDTYRLEFMVTANSGFISLGSFFILIVSYIFILITVRKHSSGSSSKALSTLSTHVMVVVLFFGPCIFVYIWPQPTSHLDKFLAFFDAVLTPFLNSIIYTFRNKEMKVAMRKVCSQFIIYRRIS; from the coding sequence ATGGATGGAGTAAATCACTCTATGGTGTCAGAGTTGGTGTTTCTGGGACTCACCAATTCCTGGGAGATCCAGCTTCTCCTCTTTGTGTTCTCCTCCACATTTTGCATGGCAAGCATGATGGGAAACTCCCTCATTATTCTCACTGTGACTTCTGACCCTCGTTTACACTCCCCCATGTACTTTCTGTTGGCCAACCTCTCCTTCATTGACCTGGGAGTTTCTTCTGTCTTTGCTCCCAAGATGATTTATGACCTTTTCAGAAAACGTAAAGTCATCTCCTTCAGTGGCTGCATCACTCAAATCTTCTTCATTCACGTCATTGGTGCTGTGGAGATGGTGCTGCTCATCGCCATGGCCTTTGACAGATAGGTTGCCATATGTAAGCCTCTTCACTATCTGACTATTATGAGtcaaaaaatgtgtattctgcttctGGTTGCTGCATGGATAATTGGCTTGATTCACTCTGTGGTTCAActgatttttgttattaaattgccATTCTGTGGCCCTAATATATTAGACAGCTTTTACTGCGACTTTCCTCGGTTCATCAGACTTGCCTGCACAGATACCTACAGGCTAGAGTTCATGGTGACAGCCAACAGTGGGTTTATATCTCTGGGATCATTCTTCATATTGATTGTCTCCTACATTTTTATCCTCATCACTGTTCGGAAACACTCTTCAGGTAGTTCATCTAAGGCCCTCTCCACTTTGTCAACTCATGTCATGGTGGTGGttttgttctttggtccttgcaTCTTTGTTTATATCTGGCCTCAGCCCACATCACACCTAGACAAATTCCTTGCTTTTTTTGATGCAGTTCTCACTCCCTTTTTAAATTCAATCATCTATACATTcaggaacaaagaaatgaaagtggCAATGAGGAAAGTATGCAgtcaatttattatttatagaaggATTTCTTAA
- the LOC105076851 gene encoding olfactory receptor 4F3/4F16/4F29-like isoform X2, translating into MGKANHTMVSEFVFLGLTDSWEIQLLLFVFSSMFYVASMIGNSLIILTVTSEPHLLSPMYFLLANLSFIDLGVSSVTSPKMIYDLFRKRKVISFGGCIAQIFFNHIIGGVEMVLLIAMAFDRYVAICKPLHYLTILSPRMCISFLAAAWMTGLIHSMVQLAFVVNLPFCGPNVLDSFYCDLPRFIKLACIDTYQLEFMVTANSGFISVGSFFILIVSYIVIILTVQKHSSSGSSKALSTLSAHITVVVLFFGPLIFFYTWPSPSTHLDKFLGIFDAVLTPFLNPVIYTFRNQDMKVAMRRVCRQLMRYRKIS; encoded by the coding sequence CAAATCACACTATGGTGTCAGAGTTTGTGTTCCTAGGACTCACTGATTCTTGGGAAATACAACTTCTCCTCTTCGTGTTCTCCTCCATGTTTTATGTGGCAAGCATGATAGGAAACTCCCTCATTATTCTCACTGTGACTTCTGAGCCTCACTTACTCTCCCCCATGTACTTTCTGTTGGCCAACCTCTCCTTCATTGACCTGGGAGTTTCCTCCGTCACTTCTCCCAAGATGATTTATGACCTTTTCAGAAAGCGTAAAGTCATCTCCTTTGGAGGCTGCATTGCTCAGATCTTCTTCAACCACATCATTGGTGGTGTGGAGATGGTGCTGCTCATCGCCATGGCCTTTGACAGATACGTTGCCATATGCAAGCCTCTCCATTATCTGACCATTTTGAGCCCAAGAATGTGCATTTCCTTTTTAGCGGCTGCCTGGATGACTGGCCTTATCCACTCTATGGTTCAACTGGCTTTTGTAGTAAACTTACCCTTCTGTGGTCCTAATGTGTTGGACAGCTTCTACTGTGACCTTCCTCGGTTCATCAAACTTGCCTGCATAGACACCTACCAACTAGAGTTCATGGTCACAGCCAACAGTGGATTCATCTCTGTTGGCTCCTTCTTCATTCTGATCGTTTCCTACATCGTCATCATTCTCACTGTTCAGAAACACTCTTCATCAGGTTCATCCAAGGCTCTGTCCACACTTTCAGCTCACATCACAGTGGTAGTCTTGTTCTTTGGTCCTTTGATATTTTTCTATACATGGCCATCTCCCTCTACACACTTGGATAAGTTTCTGGGCATCTTTGATGCAGTTCTTACTCCTTTCCTGAATCCTGTTATTTATACATTTAGGAACCAAGACATGAAGGTGGCAATGAGGAGGGTGTGCAGACAGCTAATGAGATATAGAAAGATCTCTTAA